A part of Thermotoga petrophila RKU-1 genomic DNA contains:
- a CDS encoding Mrp/NBP35 family ATP-binding protein gives MEKTKKIAVMSGKGGVGKTTVAVNLAVALAAEGYHVGLLDLDLHGPNVQRMLGVSLPPSESEKIVPAKYGDSLKVFSLAMILQEGAPVIWRGPLKHKAIEQLTRDVEWGDLDYLVCDLPPGTGDEALSTFQIIKPDAVIIVSTPQKVAGDDVRRAINFVKRLNGRVLGLVENMSYLICPSCGEKIYVFGKGETEKLSEEFRIPLIARIPMDPEVVSLSDEGKPAVVYKRGTTIEEEFKKIVEKVLSL, from the coding sequence GTGGAAAAAACGAAGAAGATAGCTGTGATGAGCGGTAAAGGTGGCGTTGGAAAAACGACTGTAGCGGTGAACCTCGCTGTTGCACTGGCAGCTGAGGGTTACCACGTTGGTCTTCTCGATCTCGATCTTCATGGGCCCAACGTTCAAAGGATGCTCGGTGTTTCTCTGCCACCTTCCGAAAGTGAAAAGATCGTTCCAGCAAAATATGGAGATTCTTTGAAAGTCTTTTCATTAGCAATGATTCTCCAGGAAGGGGCTCCCGTCATATGGAGAGGTCCTCTCAAACACAAGGCAATTGAACAGCTCACAAGAGACGTGGAATGGGGTGACTTAGACTATTTGGTCTGTGACCTTCCACCAGGAACAGGGGATGAGGCGCTTTCCACTTTTCAAATAATAAAACCTGACGCTGTGATAATCGTTTCCACTCCTCAAAAAGTGGCTGGAGACGATGTGAGAAGGGCGATAAACTTCGTCAAAAGATTGAACGGAAGAGTACTCGGACTGGTAGAGAATATGTCTTATTTGATCTGTCCAAGCTGTGGTGAGAAGATATACGTTTTTGGAAAGGGAGAGACGGAAAAACTGTCAGAGGAATTTAGAATACCTCTTATTGCCCGAATACCCATGGATCCGGAAGTTGTTTCTCTCTCAGACGAAGGAAAACCTGCGGTGGTTTATAAGAGAGGAACCACAATAGAGGAAGAATTCAAGAAGATCGTCGAGAAAGTACTTTCTCTGTGA
- the rplT gene encoding 50S ribosomal protein L20, whose product MRVKRAVHAKKKRKKYLKAAKGYRGALSRRYKLAKQMYVRSKWYSYVGRKLKKRDMRKLWITRINIAARNEGLKYSEFIHGLKLAGVSINRKMLSELAVNDPEAFREYVKIAKEALAS is encoded by the coding sequence ATGCGAGTAAAAAGAGCTGTGCACGCAAAGAAGAAGAGAAAGAAATATTTGAAAGCCGCTAAGGGATACAGAGGTGCTCTCAGCAGAAGGTACAAGCTCGCCAAGCAGATGTATGTAAGATCGAAATGGTACTCCTATGTTGGAAGAAAGCTGAAGAAAAGAGATATGAGAAAACTCTGGATCACAAGAATCAACATTGCTGCGAGAAACGAAGGGCTCAAATACAGTGAGTTCATTCATGGTTTGAAACTTGCCGGTGTCTCCATAAACAGAAAGATGCTCTCTGAACTTGCGGTGAACGATCCTGAAGCTTTCAGAGAATACGTGAAGATAGCAAAAGAAGCTCTCGCATCTTGA
- the rpmI gene encoding 50S ribosomal protein L35: MPKMKTNRSAAKRFRITKNGKIMRNHAYRSHKTGKKRRNTLRELRKKDVVSSTDKYRILRLLGKK; encoded by the coding sequence ATGCCGAAAATGAAGACAAACAGGAGTGCCGCAAAGAGATTCAGGATAACAAAGAACGGTAAGATAATGAGAAATCACGCTTACAGAAGTCATAAAACGGGAAAGAAACGAAGAAATACCCTCAGGGAGCTCAGGAAGAAAGATGTTGTGTCCAGCACGGATAAATACAGAATTCTCAGACTTCTTGGGAAAAAGTGA
- the infC gene encoding translation initiation factor IF-3, with translation MIGVIPTRKALELAKEKGLDLVLVAPNENPPVAKIMDYGKYKYQLTKKQKENKKKTVQLKQMKFRLNIDEHDYQTKVKHIRRFLEEGHKVRVVVMFIGREMMFAEKGKEILERVIKDTEDLAAVENPPKMEGRDMWMVLKPKNS, from the coding sequence ATGATAGGTGTCATACCAACCAGAAAGGCTTTGGAACTCGCAAAGGAAAAGGGGCTCGATCTTGTACTCGTTGCTCCCAACGAGAATCCACCTGTTGCCAAAATTATGGACTATGGGAAGTACAAGTACCAGTTAACCAAGAAACAGAAGGAAAACAAGAAAAAAACCGTTCAGTTGAAACAAATGAAGTTCCGTCTGAATATCGATGAACACGACTATCAAACCAAGGTGAAGCATATAAGAAGATTTCTGGAAGAAGGTCACAAAGTCAGGGTGGTTGTGATGTTCATAGGAAGAGAGATGATGTTCGCAGAAAAGGGCAAAGAAATCTTGGAAAGAGTTATCAAAGACACGGAGGACCTGGCTGCTGTGGAGAATCCTCCTAAGATGGAAGGAAGAGACATGTGGATGGTTTTGAAACCCAAAAATTCGTGA
- a CDS encoding GGDEF domain-containing protein → MITHLTAAVLLFFFVVIVRKYARNLGSYFLELGVSIITGGLLLTEINGTFGYNIILVGIVVTFFGVTKIFKRLKEIAIKDYLTGLYTRYYFFEEWLPMEMERQKRKNGKGISFLIIDLDDFKTINDKYSHRMGDKLLKYVASEIIKNIRKTDCAVRFGGDEILIAFPDTDKKTVENIVKRLEKKLIFNPVGLPIEFSYGIETWKPGENVEGVVQNADLQMYALKNLKKQKRVLTEEPEVD, encoded by the coding sequence ATGATCACCCATTTAACAGCTGCTGTGCTTCTTTTCTTCTTCGTCGTTATCGTGAGAAAGTACGCGAGGAATCTGGGAAGTTATTTTCTGGAACTTGGAGTTTCTATCATAACAGGGGGGCTTTTACTTACAGAGATCAACGGAACATTTGGATATAATATCATACTTGTTGGGATAGTGGTTACCTTTTTTGGCGTAACAAAAATCTTCAAGAGATTAAAAGAAATAGCCATAAAAGACTATCTCACAGGACTTTACACGAGGTACTACTTCTTTGAGGAGTGGCTCCCAATGGAAATGGAAAGGCAAAAAAGAAAGAATGGAAAAGGCATCTCCTTTCTCATCATCGATCTGGATGATTTCAAAACCATCAACGATAAGTATTCTCATAGAATGGGCGACAAACTTTTGAAGTACGTTGCAAGTGAGATCATCAAAAACATCAGGAAAACCGATTGTGCGGTTAGATTCGGCGGAGACGAAATTCTTATTGCTTTCCCGGATACCGACAAAAAAACTGTTGAAAACATTGTGAAAAGACTTGAGAAAAAATTAATTTTCAACCCTGTGGGCCTTCCAATAGAATTTTCTTATGGAATAGAGACCTGGAAACCCGGTGAAAACGTGGAAGGAGTTGTTCAAAACGCAGATCTTCAGATGTACGCTCTGAAGAACCTGAAAAAGCAAAAGCGCGTTCTGACGGAAGAGCCAGAGGTTGACTAA
- a CDS encoding nitroreductase family protein, which yields MNIFEAIENRHSVRDFLERKMPERVKDDIENLLVKFITKKLDWKINLSSFPSYIYAKAEKHFDELVEYGFQGEQIVLFLTAQGFGTCWMARSPHPDVPYIIVFGYPRTRNFTRKRRPITSFLENDLEELPPEIVKIVEMTILAPSALNRQPWKIKYTGGELCISSERPVDLGIALSHAYLTAREIFKREPVIQKREEDTYCLILNP from the coding sequence GTGAACATCTTTGAAGCGATCGAGAATAGGCACTCAGTGCGGGATTTTTTGGAAAGGAAAATGCCGGAGAGAGTAAAAGATGATATTGAAAATCTTTTAGTAAAGTTTATCACAAAGAAACTGGACTGGAAAATAAATCTTTCCTCATTTCCAAGTTACATTTACGCAAAAGCTGAAAAACATTTTGACGAACTCGTCGAATACGGTTTTCAGGGAGAACAAATAGTCCTTTTTCTCACAGCACAGGGTTTTGGAACGTGCTGGATGGCTCGCTCACCCCATCCGGACGTTCCTTACATCATCGTCTTCGGATACCCCAGGACCAGAAATTTCACCAGAAAGAGAAGACCCATCACCTCCTTTCTCGAAAACGACCTGGAAGAACTTCCACCCGAGATCGTAAAAATCGTTGAGATGACGATCCTGGCACCGTCTGCCCTGAACAGACAGCCGTGGAAAATCAAATACACCGGCGGTGAACTCTGCATCTCTTCGGAAAGGCCTGTAGACCTGGGAATAGCCCTGTCACACGCGTACCTCACAGCCCGGGAGATATTCAAAAGAGAACCTGTGATACAAAAAAGAGAGGAGGATACGTATTGTTTGATCCTGAATCCTTGA
- a CDS encoding glycerate kinase type-2 family protein has protein sequence MFDPESLKKLAIEIVKKSIEAVFPDRAVKETLPKLNLDRVILVAVGKAAWRMAKAAYEVLGEKIRKGVVVTKYGHSEGLIDDFEIYEAGHPVPDENTIKATERVLELVDQLNENDTVLFLLSGGGSSLFELPAEGVSLEEIQKLTSALLKSGASIEEINTVRKHLSQVKGGRFAERVFPAKVVALVLSDVLGDRLDVIASGPAWPDNSTSEDALKVLERYGIEISESVKRAILRETPKHLSNVEIDLIGNVQKVCDEAKKLAKEKGFNAEIITTSLDCEAREAGRFIASIMKEVKFKDRPLKKPAALIFGGETVVHVKGNGIGGRNQELALSAAIALEGIEGVILCSAGTDGTDGPTDAAGGIVDGSTAKTLKAMGEDPYQYLENNDSYNALKKSGALLITGPTGTNVNDLIIGLIV, from the coding sequence TTGTTTGATCCTGAATCCTTGAAGAAATTAGCGATAGAAATAGTCAAAAAATCCATAGAAGCGGTTTTTCCCGACAGAGCAGTGAAAGAAACGCTGCCGAAGTTGAACCTCGATCGAGTGATTCTCGTTGCCGTTGGGAAAGCAGCGTGGCGAATGGCAAAAGCTGCTTATGAAGTTCTTGGGGAGAAGATAAGAAAAGGTGTGGTTGTAACAAAGTACGGCCACAGCGAAGGACTGATAGATGATTTTGAAATCTACGAGGCAGGCCATCCGGTTCCCGATGAAAACACCATAAAAGCCACCGAGAGAGTCCTCGAACTTGTTGATCAGCTGAATGAGAACGACACAGTCCTCTTTCTTCTTTCCGGAGGAGGTTCTTCCCTCTTCGAGTTGCCCGCGGAAGGAGTGTCTCTCGAAGAAATTCAAAAGCTAACCAGCGCTCTCTTGAAAAGTGGTGCAAGCATAGAAGAGATAAACACCGTGAGGAAACACCTGTCGCAGGTGAAAGGTGGTCGATTCGCGGAGAGGGTGTTTCCCGCTAAAGTCGTAGCGCTCGTCCTCTCCGATGTACTCGGTGACAGATTGGACGTGATAGCATCCGGTCCCGCATGGCCAGACAACTCCACCTCTGAAGACGCTCTGAAAGTTCTGGAAAGGTATGGAATAGAAATCAGCGAATCGGTGAAAAGAGCGATCCTTCGAGAAACACCGAAGCATCTATCGAACGTGGAGATAGATTTGATAGGAAACGTTCAAAAGGTGTGTGACGAAGCTAAAAAACTGGCAAAAGAAAAAGGGTTCAACGCGGAGATAATAACCACTTCTCTGGACTGCGAGGCCAGAGAAGCGGGAAGGTTCATAGCGAGCATCATGAAGGAGGTCAAGTTCAAAGACAGACCTCTGAAAAAACCAGCCGCGTTGATCTTCGGTGGAGAAACGGTCGTTCATGTGAAAGGAAACGGCATCGGAGGAAGAAACCAAGAACTTGCTCTCTCGGCAGCGATAGCCCTCGAAGGGATAGAAGGAGTGATTCTGTGTTCAGCAGGAACAGATGGAACGGACGGCCCCACAGACGCAGCTGGAGGAATCGTGGATGGAAGCACGGCAAAAACGCTGAAAGCAATGGGAGAAGACCCCTACCAGTATCTGGAGAACAACGATTCGTACAACGCTCTGAAAAAATCTGGAGCGCTCTTGATAACAGGACCTACGGGAACGAACGTCAACGACTTGATAATAGGCCTCATCGTCTAG
- a CDS encoding ComF family protein — MLNYLFENNCLLCGKEVSPLRSLCENCEEKVLKNGPSFYREVHRKYELFVYSDYTDEIERIIRLYKYHGEVSLSGTLVKLFLKLYSYFPREANLITWVPSSLDSLENRGFDHMRLLAKRMSKELGIPFDAVLENVSEGRQVEKSKEERKRTGRFICKKDPPQNVILIDDVLTTGTSVRDCVETLFRNGVSKVFVYVLAKTRR, encoded by the coding sequence GTGCTGAACTATCTTTTTGAGAATAACTGCCTTCTCTGTGGCAAGGAAGTGTCACCACTCAGATCTTTGTGTGAGAACTGCGAAGAGAAGGTCCTCAAAAATGGACCTTCTTTTTATCGTGAAGTTCACAGAAAATACGAGCTTTTTGTGTACTCTGACTACACGGATGAAATTGAACGCATCATAAGGCTTTACAAATATCATGGTGAAGTTTCTCTTTCCGGAACATTGGTGAAGCTTTTTCTGAAACTTTACAGTTATTTTCCCAGAGAAGCCAACCTCATCACATGGGTTCCTTCTTCGCTTGATTCTCTCGAAAACAGAGGCTTCGATCACATGAGGCTTTTAGCGAAGAGGATGAGCAAAGAGTTGGGCATACCGTTTGACGCTGTTCTGGAAAACGTGTCGGAAGGAAGACAGGTGGAAAAGAGCAAAGAAGAGAGGAAAAGAACCGGAAGATTCATCTGTAAGAAGGATCCTCCTCAGAACGTGATACTGATAGACGATGTTTTGACGACGGGAACCAGTGTAAGAGACTGCGTGGAAACCCTTTTCAGGAATGGAGTCAGCAAAGTTTTCGTTTATGTTCTGGCGAAAACTAGACGATGA
- a CDS encoding ribonuclease H-like YkuK family protein: MKSPTWGKVDYRTVRELIKKFTEGYKYSVFVGTDSDVKDGKVIYATALVVYRFGSGATYFYTVYRDGNGKDLYSRIFKEAEMSLEMARFVEEILKLGKPVVHLDIGYEGLTKDLVSSVIGYVKGVGYPYQIKPDSFAATKIAHKHTK; this comes from the coding sequence TTGAAGAGTCCAACCTGGGGAAAAGTGGATTACAGAACGGTTCGAGAGCTCATAAAAAAGTTCACAGAAGGATACAAATACAGCGTGTTCGTCGGGACGGACAGTGATGTGAAGGACGGGAAAGTGATATACGCCACGGCACTTGTTGTGTATCGTTTTGGGAGCGGTGCCACTTACTTTTACACGGTGTACAGGGACGGAAATGGAAAAGATCTGTATTCGAGGATCTTCAAAGAAGCGGAGATGAGTCTCGAGATGGCAAGATTCGTAGAGGAGATATTGAAGCTGGGAAAACCTGTTGTGCACCTCGACATAGGTTACGAAGGTCTCACAAAAGATCTCGTGTCCAGTGTGATAGGTTACGTGAAGGGGGTTGGGTACCCCTATCAGATAAAACCTGATTCGTTCGCCGCCACGAAAATTGCGCATAAACACACCAAATAG
- a CDS encoding alkaline phosphatase family protein, with the protein MELKKLDEGLFWPDYENSIVNFSNSILELFDEKPLHRPFRFPKRVLENVRKVIVMVIDGLSFEIFSDTIHDDDVQVFPCSAVFPTTTAAALPSLYSALTPLEHGFLGYILYLREVGSLVNMIEMSPPGLPRDSVLRFHDFKFTTIFQRLQSKVKSFFLIPRYLLGTGFSRIMSQGSEQIGFSSFGDMIERTLEVLEKHDRTLVFIYWPTLDSIAHKNGVGREYIRELRWIYRILKSELLRRLKQDTLFFLVSDHGQISTPQDNEIWWNFSSEVMRFLDRPPAGEQRMMFLYTKKKRALIEYLKEKYGDFAVFLDPKDFVHLFGTGRKHPEFFSRVGDAVLITRETFSFNYRYTGKEESLSGRHGSLSYQELVVPLVVYRRW; encoded by the coding sequence ATGGAGCTCAAAAAACTGGATGAAGGTCTTTTCTGGCCGGATTATGAGAACTCTATCGTCAATTTTTCAAATTCGATTCTCGAGTTGTTCGACGAAAAACCACTACATAGGCCTTTCAGGTTCCCCAAGCGAGTTCTTGAAAACGTGAGAAAAGTGATCGTTATGGTAATAGACGGCCTCAGTTTTGAGATCTTTTCGGACACGATTCATGATGACGATGTTCAGGTTTTTCCCTGTTCGGCTGTTTTCCCAACCACCACCGCTGCTGCTCTTCCCAGTCTCTACTCTGCTCTCACACCGCTAGAACACGGTTTTTTAGGTTACATTCTTTATCTCAGAGAAGTGGGAAGCCTTGTGAACATGATAGAGATGTCTCCTCCGGGCCTTCCCAGAGACAGCGTGCTCAGGTTTCACGATTTCAAGTTCACCACTATCTTTCAGAGACTTCAGAGCAAAGTGAAGAGCTTCTTTCTTATTCCAAGGTATCTTCTGGGAACGGGTTTTTCCAGAATAATGTCCCAGGGATCGGAGCAGATCGGTTTTTCGAGTTTTGGGGATATGATCGAAAGAACTCTTGAAGTGCTTGAAAAACACGACAGAACGCTGGTTTTCATCTACTGGCCAACGTTGGATTCGATAGCGCACAAAAACGGTGTTGGAAGAGAGTACATCAGAGAGCTAAGATGGATTTACAGGATCTTGAAGTCCGAACTTCTCCGCAGGTTGAAGCAGGATACGCTCTTTTTCCTCGTGAGTGACCACGGACAGATTTCGACACCTCAAGACAACGAAATATGGTGGAATTTTTCTTCTGAAGTTATGAGGTTTCTCGACAGACCCCCCGCTGGAGAACAGAGAATGATGTTTCTTTATACGAAAAAAAAGAGAGCTTTGATAGAATATCTTAAGGAGAAATACGGAGATTTTGCCGTTTTTCTCGATCCAAAAGATTTCGTCCATCTTTTTGGAACTGGAAGAAAGCATCCAGAATTTTTCAGCAGAGTGGGAGACGCTGTTCTGATAACAAGGGAGACTTTTTCTTTCAATTACAGATACACAGGAAAGGAAGAGAGCTTGTCTGGAAGGCACGGGAGTCTTTCTTATCAGGAACTGGTGGTGCCGTTGGTAGTCTACAGGAGGTGGTAG
- a CDS encoding helix-turn-helix domain-containing protein: protein MISEISHDVIWDLYEGEDYRDKILAEKWDVVFGEKILEMEDTLFVQSLRELELALKYAAARKDLETIKARFNLLLYTPELQGAKIKEILFRVLKFYNSFSIFALVSEKGVHRHAYADFVTGGNYLSLTYHEDLPLNINSHTVFIDDVPPDFSPAGLGGRKIILGMDSTPKNNIPFVEIPPLRERKMDIPYMLDGVIKSLQFQGKTVKIDDDLTKLLIEYHWPGNTQEFLEKVYEIITLENPIDQAMKIASGIDEIKGLNLKEFVDSLVEFVEKKVIKKALEENEGNRKKVCEVLNMNYKTLSYKMKKYGLT from the coding sequence ATGATATCAGAGATATCCCACGATGTGATCTGGGACCTGTACGAAGGAGAAGACTACAGAGACAAGATCCTTGCCGAAAAGTGGGATGTAGTTTTCGGTGAAAAAATTCTGGAAATGGAAGACACCCTTTTTGTCCAGTCTTTGAGGGAGCTGGAACTTGCCTTGAAGTACGCGGCTGCCAGAAAGGATCTTGAAACCATCAAGGCAAGATTCAACCTTTTACTCTACACCCCAGAGCTTCAGGGAGCCAAGATAAAGGAAATTCTGTTCCGAGTTTTGAAATTTTACAACTCTTTTTCAATTTTTGCGCTGGTTTCAGAGAAAGGAGTTCACAGGCACGCGTACGCAGATTTTGTAACGGGTGGAAATTATCTTTCTCTCACCTATCATGAAGATCTTCCGCTGAACATAAATTCGCACACTGTTTTCATCGACGATGTGCCTCCAGATTTCTCGCCTGCTGGCCTTGGTGGCAGAAAGATAATACTGGGAATGGACAGCACACCGAAAAACAACATCCCCTTCGTCGAAATACCGCCTTTGAGAGAAAGAAAGATGGATATCCCCTACATGCTTGACGGGGTCATAAAGTCTCTTCAGTTCCAGGGGAAAACGGTGAAAATCGATGACGATCTGACAAAGCTCCTGATAGAGTACCACTGGCCCGGGAACACACAGGAATTTCTCGAGAAGGTCTATGAAATAATTACTCTGGAGAATCCCATCGATCAGGCGATGAAAATTGCCAGCGGAATCGATGAGATAAAAGGTCTGAACCTGAAGGAATTTGTTGACTCTCTGGTTGAATTCGTGGAAAAAAAGGTCATAAAGAAAGCCCTCGAGGAAAACGAGGGCAATCGAAAGAAAGTGTGTGAAGTTCTGAATATGAACTACAAGACCCTGTCTTACAAGATGAAGAAATACGGCTTAACCTGA
- the prfB gene encoding peptide chain release factor 2, translating to MISFETRTRMEELEKKYKDILSVVNENEVDREIEEIEKKLTDPSVWDDQKKAREYTQKLKRLKNISEDLKRVRSLFEDLEVAIELSDEDQEMAQHVEEIVQELEGAVKKLELEIILNGKYDPNNAYLSVHPGAGGTESQDWAQMLLRMYMRWAERKGFDVEIVEFQPGEEAGIKDATILIKGEYAYGYLKHESGVHRLVRISPFDAARRRHTSFASVNVIPEIDDDVDIEIRPEDLKIETFRASGHGGQYVNKTESAVRITHLPTGIVVSCQNERSQHQNKQTALKILKAKLYQLEMEKKQREIQEIQGELKDISWGNQIRSYVFHPYTMVKDHRTGVETANVDAVMDGDIDMFIEAELVYFARRSG from the coding sequence ATGATCAGTTTTGAGACCAGAACAAGGATGGAGGAACTTGAAAAAAAGTATAAGGACATACTTTCTGTGGTTAATGAAAATGAAGTTGACAGGGAAATCGAAGAAATAGAAAAAAAGCTCACAGATCCATCGGTATGGGATGATCAAAAAAAGGCGCGTGAGTACACCCAGAAACTGAAGAGGTTGAAGAACATCTCTGAAGATTTGAAGAGAGTGAGATCTCTGTTCGAAGATCTGGAAGTTGCCATAGAACTTTCCGACGAGGATCAGGAGATGGCTCAGCACGTGGAAGAAATAGTTCAGGAGCTGGAAGGTGCCGTCAAAAAACTGGAACTTGAGATCATTCTGAACGGAAAATACGATCCGAACAACGCTTATCTGTCGGTCCATCCAGGTGCGGGTGGTACCGAGTCTCAAGACTGGGCGCAGATGCTTCTCAGAATGTACATGAGGTGGGCAGAGAGAAAAGGTTTCGATGTTGAGATTGTGGAGTTCCAACCGGGAGAAGAGGCCGGTATCAAGGATGCCACGATTCTCATAAAAGGTGAATACGCTTACGGTTACTTGAAACACGAATCCGGTGTTCACAGACTGGTCAGGATCTCACCCTTCGACGCGGCCAGAAGAAGGCACACTTCTTTCGCCTCTGTGAATGTGATTCCGGAAATAGATGACGACGTGGATATAGAGATCAGACCGGAAGATCTAAAGATAGAAACCTTCAGAGCTTCTGGACACGGTGGACAGTACGTCAACAAAACCGAATCTGCCGTGAGAATCACGCATCTGCCAACTGGGATTGTGGTCTCCTGTCAAAACGAAAGATCGCAGCACCAGAACAAACAAACCGCGCTGAAGATACTCAAGGCGAAACTGTACCAACTCGAGATGGAAAAAAAGCAAAGAGAAATACAGGAGATTCAGGGAGAGCTCAAAGACATTTCCTGGGGAAACCAGATAAGATCTTACGTTTTTCATCCGTACACGATGGTCAAGGATCACAGAACCGGAGTAGAAACGGCAAACGTTGACGCCGTTATGGATGGAGATATAGACATGTTCATAGAAGCTGAACTGGTCTATTTTGCACGCCGATCAGGTTAA